A region of Moorena producens PAL-8-15-08-1 DNA encodes the following proteins:
- a CDS encoding tetratricopeptide repeat protein: MSLFAQASNLLDWLDIRELGQRPLIFITHSMGGLLVKKMLNSALTFQKQAILEQTKGIVFLATPHTGAHVANLIDNINLLTRTTISVKELKAHSPQLLELNEWYREHVRSLGIATKVYYDTQAVNGILVVDPVSANPGIEKVKPVGMPKNHIDLCKPESQNSQVYLGVKKFIEECLKKKEISLNPPSNNINAATPYSVEAFELSWNNLPPEAQQLGCLLSLFAPAPFQWSLVESCVIETEDDQESEEKVEDLEELRDRVAWPTANRFLVNRNLLQLSEQQTYRLHQLIREFFQTKLAQLPEADCYKQRFCQAMVAVAKKIPKTPTRDQIAAVTPAIPHLAEAATVLTDWLRDEDLIWPFVGLGRFYKGQGTYDQAEPWYEQCLEITRSRLGDNHPSVAESLNNLGLLYHSIGRYEQAKPLYQQALEIAEPKLGSNHPMTRIYRQNLQILRSPLRTGIYRACIGLKPWFCD; this comes from the coding sequence ATGTCCCTTTTCGCTCAAGCTAGTAATTTATTAGATTGGTTAGATATCCGCGAGCTCGGCCAACGTCCATTAATCTTTATTACTCACAGTATGGGCGGACTTTTAGTCAAAAAAATGCTTAACAGTGCGTTGACGTTTCAAAAGCAAGCTATTCTTGAGCAGACGAAAGGGATTGTATTTCTGGCTACTCCTCACACTGGGGCTCATGTCGCTAATTTAATTGATAATATTAACCTTCTGACACGAACTACAATAAGTGTAAAGGAACTAAAAGCTCATTCCCCTCAGTTACTGGAATTAAATGAGTGGTATCGAGAACATGTTCGGAGTCTAGGAATTGCCACAAAGGTGTATTATGACACCCAGGCTGTAAACGGTATTTTGGTGGTAGACCCAGTTAGTGCCAACCCAGGCATTGAAAAAGTGAAACCGGTTGGGATGCCAAAGAATCACATTGACCTATGCAAACCAGAGTCTCAAAATAGTCAGGTCTATCTTGGTGTCAAGAAATTTATCGAGGAATGCCTCAAAAAAAAAGAGATAAGCTTAAATCCCCCCAGTAACAATATCAATGCTGCTACGCCCTACTCTGTAGAAGCGTTTGAGTTATCTTGGAACAATTTGCCACCAGAAGCCCAACAGTTAGGATGTCTTCTGAGTTTGTTTGCTCCTGCTCCTTTTCAGTGGTCACTAGTAGAGTCTTGTGTTATCGAAACTGAAGATGATCAGGAATCGGAAGAAAAAGTTGAAGACTTGGAAGAGTTACGCGATCGCGTAGCGTGGCCTACGGCCAATCGCTTTCTGGTCAATCGTAATCTGTTGCAACTGAGTGAACAGCAAACCTATCGGCTCCATCAACTAATTCGAGAATTTTTCCAGACCAAGCTGGCTCAATTACCAGAGGCCGATTGCTACAAGCAACGCTTTTGTCAAGCAATGGTGGCTGTGGCCAAAAAAATTCCCAAGACACCAACTCGCGATCAGATTGCAGCAGTTACCCCCGCCATCCCTCATTTAGCCGAAGCTGCTACAGTCCTAACTGACTGGCTCAGGGATGAAGATTTAATCTGGCCTTTTGTTGGCTTAGGAAGATTCTATAAAGGTCAAGGTACCTATGACCAGGCTGAACCGTGGTATGAGCAATGTTTAGAGATAACTAGAAGCCGCCTGGGTGATAACCATCCCTCTGTGGCCGAAAGTCTCAACAACCTGGGTTTACTCTACCACTCAATCGGACGCTATGAGCAGGCCAAACCCCTCTATCAACAGGCTTTGGAGATTGCCGAACCGAAGTTAGGGTCAAATCATCCTATGACTCGAATCTATCGTCAGAATCTGCAAATTTTGCGCTCTCCTTTAAGGACGGGCATATATCGAGCCTGTATTGGGTTAAAACCCTGGTTTTGTGACTAG
- a CDS encoding RNA-guided endonuclease InsQ/TnpB family protein translates to MKARYQYRFYPTNQQKQDLAKLFGCVRVVWNDALAICKKSEKVLKSGELQKLVITQAKKTEDRQWLSEVSVVPLQQSVADLGVAFKNFFDSRSGKRKGKKVKPPRFKKRSNRQSARLTRRGFSVQGDKVYLAKIGIVKPIWSRELPLTKGHATRTDPSSVTIIKDCADNYFLSFVVEIEPVQFDAKNQSIGIDLGIKTFAVMSDGSQAKSPDYSKLDRKLRKKQRKFAKQPKGSNRKQLTRRHIAKLNLKIANKRKDFLHKLSTKIVSENQVIVLEDLNVSGMVKNHKLARAISQQGWAEFRTLCDAKSDKYGRDFRVISRWEPTSQICSDCGFKWGKLDLSVRSVLCMNCGTQQDRDENAAKNIEKVGMGHRHDYKWTRRSGQTVSVARSDEMSRITVLPGR, encoded by the coding sequence GTGAAAGCCAGATACCAGTATCGTTTTTACCCGACAAACCAACAAAAGCAGGACTTAGCCAAATTGTTTGGTTGTGTTCGGGTTGTTTGGAACGATGCTCTGGCTATTTGCAAAAAATCTGAAAAAGTTCTCAAATCAGGAGAGCTGCAAAAGCTAGTCATTACTCAAGCAAAAAAGACTGAAGATAGACAATGGTTGTCAGAGGTTTCAGTTGTACCTTTGCAGCAGTCTGTAGCTGATTTGGGAGTCGCTTTTAAAAACTTCTTCGATTCTCGGAGTGGAAAAAGAAAAGGCAAAAAAGTTAAACCTCCACGTTTTAAGAAGCGGTCTAACAGACAATCGGCACGGTTAACCCGTAGAGGTTTCTCTGTTCAGGGCGATAAAGTTTACTTGGCCAAAATTGGAATAGTTAAGCCAATTTGGTCTAGAGAACTGCCTTTGACCAAAGGTCACGCTACGCGAACAGATCCTAGCTCTGTAACCATCATCAAAGACTGCGCTGACAATTATTTTTTGAGTTTCGTCGTAGAGATTGAGCCTGTTCAATTTGATGCCAAGAACCAAAGCATCGGTATTGATCTAGGGATCAAGACTTTTGCGGTGATGAGTGATGGCAGTCAAGCTAAAAGCCCTGACTATTCCAAGTTAGATCGGAAGCTGCGGAAAAAACAACGAAAATTCGCCAAGCAACCTAAAGGATCGAACAGAAAACAACTAACTCGCCGCCATATTGCTAAACTCAACCTCAAAATCGCAAATAAGCGGAAAGATTTTCTGCACAAACTATCAACCAAAATAGTTAGCGAGAACCAAGTAATTGTTTTGGAAGATTTGAATGTGTCGGGAATGGTTAAAAACCATAAACTTGCACGAGCTATTAGCCAACAGGGATGGGCAGAATTTAGGACGCTCTGTGATGCAAAATCAGATAAGTATGGCAGAGATTTTCGGGTTATAAGTCGGTGGGAACCTACCAGTCAAATCTGTTCAGATTGTGGGTTTAAGTGGGGCAAACTTGATTTGTCTGTGCGTTCAGTGCTCTGCATGAATTGTGGAACGCAGCAAGATAGGGACGAGAACGCTGCCAAAAACATAGAAAAAGTCGGCATGGGGCATCGGCACGACTATAAATGGACAAGGAGGAGCGGTCAGACTGTTTCGGTAGCACGCTCCGATGAGATGTCAAGAATCACCGTCCTTCCAGGGCGGTGA
- a CDS encoding ATP-binding protein has translation MFSWKRAQILLCLGAFLISVLISLLTIAPSQAQSQASKTLPPLEITKGWHYLWGDVSINNLRNAKLCTKVEIAKSDPCWQPFTFPERLWKSQQDQQQNNVWLGVRLPEGKWQSPTLYLGAVPNILEAYLDQQLIYTRLSPNSLPPANGDGYQWPIVPLDSNFSGKSLFINVYVGTEQSIYIGFFDRIVIGSKLNVIRCLFKDEISTVLGCIFILIGLWFSLTCLFRSQDKRLILAFGLLAIAGGVYNISQSTIVPLLFKDSLNWEHTRYTALCFLPILTLIGFEEIFGSGYFSIIQRLWKIHLIYSVISLGLIVIYKSSWLYERSIDNYLILASTIILLLHSIPIAITKKNYYAKLFIYGLSILVIGGMHDILVYQFEPENWYQRFYPWGMLLFILSLGLILELRFAETRRLLQEYNQKLETKNAALQEMDQLKNEFLANTSHELKTPLNGIIGIAESLIDGATGELSHSTASNLSLIVSSGKRLTQLVNDLLDFSALKHKQINLKIKPVGMREITEVVLLLSRPLLANKNLQLINQVSSSIPPVDADENRLQQILYNLVGNAIKFTERGMIKVSAEVVTSYLKITVSDTGIGIPPDKLDRIFEAFEQGDGSINRKYGGVGLGLAVTKKLVQLHGGDIDVESTPNLGSRFSFTLPISKGKVERKQREEVSKVQNYLAMASDSEHLISDHLMSNHLMSNHLMSDHLMSNQNLSSPTMKALKILIVDDEPVNLQVLVNHLYLQNYKITKAVNGEDAFTKITQGYKPDLILLDIMMPKMTGYEFCKKIREKYLPNELPVVLLTAKNQISDLVAGFAAGANDYLTKPISKNELLARIKTHLQLAKINVAYGRFVPREFLQFLERESILDVQLGDNVQKEMTVLFSDIRSFTTLSERMSPEENFNFINGYLSRVSPVIRNYNGFIDKYIGDAVMALFPDKADHALKAAIEMQKQVYLYNFHRHNSGYEAIAIGIGLHKGSLILGTVGESQRMDTTVIADTVNLASRLESLSKIYGAEILISKPTLTDLDNRDSYHYRCLGRVKVKGKSQPVEIFEVYDANPEDLIAFKSGTTPRFEEAVAYYVEKEFAQAQRIFEELLESNHQDRVVELYIERCVKAQRFGVSELDIVIS, from the coding sequence ATGTTTAGTTGGAAACGTGCCCAAATCCTCTTGTGTTTGGGCGCTTTTTTGATATCAGTACTGATTAGCCTATTAACCATCGCACCTAGTCAAGCACAATCTCAGGCATCTAAAACCTTGCCGCCATTGGAGATTACCAAAGGATGGCACTATCTCTGGGGTGATGTTTCTATCAATAACCTCCGGAATGCCAAGCTTTGTACTAAGGTCGAGATTGCCAAGAGCGACCCTTGCTGGCAACCATTTACATTTCCAGAAAGACTATGGAAGTCACAGCAAGATCAACAGCAAAACAATGTTTGGTTAGGGGTTAGGTTACCAGAGGGTAAATGGCAATCTCCCACTCTTTATCTCGGAGCAGTTCCGAATATACTAGAAGCTTATTTAGATCAGCAACTGATTTATACCCGATTATCCCCCAACTCATTGCCTCCAGCTAATGGTGACGGGTATCAATGGCCAATTGTTCCTCTTGATTCAAATTTTTCCGGCAAATCATTGTTCATTAATGTTTACGTCGGGACTGAACAGTCTATTTACATCGGATTTTTCGACCGGATAGTTATTGGTTCTAAACTTAACGTAATTCGGTGTTTGTTCAAAGACGAAATAAGCACGGTTTTAGGATGTATTTTTATTTTAATTGGGCTGTGGTTTAGTTTAACCTGTTTATTCCGGTCTCAAGACAAACGATTGATTCTAGCCTTTGGATTATTAGCCATAGCTGGTGGGGTTTACAACATTAGCCAATCAACCATTGTTCCCTTATTATTTAAGGATTCACTGAATTGGGAGCATACTCGATATACAGCTTTGTGTTTTCTTCCTATTCTCACCCTTATTGGTTTTGAAGAAATTTTTGGCTCAGGCTATTTTTCAATCATACAGCGGTTATGGAAAATTCACCTAATTTATTCCGTAATTTCTTTAGGATTAATTGTTATATACAAAAGTTCCTGGTTGTATGAGAGATCTATTGATAACTACCTGATCCTGGCTAGTACAATAATTTTATTGCTCCATTCTATTCCTATAGCTATCACTAAGAAAAACTATTATGCTAAACTATTTATTTATGGATTATCTATCCTGGTTATAGGAGGAATGCATGATATTTTAGTTTATCAGTTTGAACCGGAAAACTGGTATCAACGATTCTATCCTTGGGGAATGTTGCTTTTTATCCTATCCTTAGGATTAATTTTAGAACTACGATTTGCTGAAACCAGGCGACTGCTACAGGAATATAACCAGAAGCTAGAAACTAAGAACGCTGCTCTTCAGGAAATGGATCAGCTCAAAAATGAATTCTTAGCCAACACATCTCATGAACTTAAAACGCCTCTGAATGGTATTATTGGCATTGCTGAATCCTTGATTGATGGAGCAACAGGTGAGTTATCCCATTCAACAGCATCGAATCTTTCTCTGATTGTATCTAGTGGCAAACGGTTAACTCAGCTTGTTAACGATTTACTAGATTTTTCTGCCCTCAAGCATAAACAAATTAACCTTAAAATAAAGCCAGTGGGGATGCGAGAAATAACAGAAGTTGTTTTATTGCTATCTCGTCCCCTTTTGGCTAATAAAAACTTACAACTGATTAATCAAGTTTCCTCATCTATTCCCCCTGTGGATGCTGATGAAAACCGACTCCAACAGATTCTCTATAATTTAGTGGGTAATGCCATTAAATTTACTGAACGTGGTATGATTAAAGTGTCAGCAGAGGTGGTAACGTCTTATCTTAAAATTACCGTTTCTGATACAGGGATTGGTATCCCACCTGATAAATTAGACCGAATTTTTGAAGCTTTTGAACAAGGAGATGGCTCCATTAATAGGAAATATGGAGGAGTGGGGTTAGGTTTAGCCGTTACTAAAAAACTGGTGCAGCTCCACGGCGGAGATATTGATGTGGAGTCTACCCCAAACCTTGGCTCACGGTTTAGTTTCACCCTACCGATATCAAAGGGTAAAGTAGAGAGGAAACAGCGAGAGGAAGTTTCCAAGGTTCAGAATTATTTGGCGATGGCAAGTGACTCTGAACATTTGATATCTGATCACCTGATGTCTAATCACCTGATGTCTAATCATCTGATGTCTGATCACCTGATGTCTAATCAGAACTTATCATCACCAACTATGAAAGCCTTGAAAATCTTGATTGTAGATGATGAACCAGTAAATCTTCAGGTTTTGGTCAACCATCTTTATCTGCAAAACTATAAGATTACTAAAGCAGTTAATGGCGAAGATGCATTCACAAAAATTACCCAAGGATACAAACCAGACTTGATTTTACTGGATATTATGATGCCGAAAATGACCGGCTATGAGTTCTGTAAAAAAATCCGTGAGAAATATCTACCGAATGAACTACCCGTAGTCTTGTTAACCGCTAAAAATCAGATTTCAGATTTAGTAGCTGGATTTGCAGCTGGAGCGAATGATTATTTAACTAAGCCCATATCCAAGAATGAATTGCTAGCACGAATTAAGACCCATCTTCAGTTAGCGAAAATTAATGTAGCTTATGGACGCTTTGTGCCTCGGGAGTTTCTGCAATTTTTAGAAAGGGAAAGTATTCTTGATGTCCAATTAGGGGACAATGTCCAAAAAGAGATGACGGTACTTTTTTCGGATATTCGCTCCTTTACTACTTTATCAGAGAGGATGTCACCGGAAGAAAATTTTAATTTTATCAATGGCTATTTAAGTCGAGTCAGCCCAGTGATTCGTAATTATAACGGCTTCATTGATAAATATATTGGTGATGCGGTGATGGCTTTGTTTCCCGACAAAGCTGATCATGCCCTAAAGGCAGCCATTGAGATGCAAAAGCAAGTTTATCTTTATAACTTCCATCGGCATAATAGTGGTTATGAAGCGATTGCGATTGGTATTGGTTTGCACAAGGGGAGTTTAATTTTAGGCACAGTGGGGGAATCTCAACGGATGGATACAACTGTAATTGCTGATACTGTAAATTTGGCATCCCGTTTGGAAAGTTTAAGCAAGATTTATGGAGCAGAAATTTTAATTAGTAAACCAACCTTGACTGATTTGGATAATCGAGACAGTTATCATTATCGGTGTCTAGGGCGAGTTAAGGTTAAGGGTAAAAGTCAACCAGTGGAAATCTTTGAAGTGTATGATGCTAATCCTGAGGATTTGATTGCTTTCAAGTCCGGCACGACTCCTCGCTTTGAGGAAGCAGTTGCCTATTATGTAGAAAAAGAGTTTGCTCAGGCGCAACGGATTTTTGAGGAACTTTTAGAGAGTAATCACCAAGACCGGGTGGTTGAACTTTATATTGAACGGTGTGTTAAAGCCCAGCGCTTTGGGGTGTCGGAATTGGATATTGTGATTAGTTGA
- a CDS encoding helix-turn-helix domain-containing protein: MASGKSQTPAILSQREVQIIEHVAAGLTNLEIAHQLAISKRTVDNHISNILTKTCTDNRVGLVRWALKWGKVCLNDVNCCPLPAPGQTQ; this comes from the coding sequence ATGGCTAGTGGTAAATCCCAGACTCCCGCAATTCTGTCTCAGCGGGAAGTGCAAATCATCGAACATGTAGCGGCTGGTTTAACCAATCTCGAGATTGCTCACCAGCTGGCAATCAGTAAGCGCACTGTTGATAATCATATCAGTAACATTCTGACCAAAACCTGCACTGATAACCGGGTGGGTTTGGTTCGTTGGGCCTTAAAGTGGGGCAAAGTTTGCTTGAATGATGTCAATTGCTGTCCTTTACCAGCTCCCGGTCAAACTCAGTGA
- the trpB gene encoding tryptophan synthase subunit beta, translated as MTKTPLPLSIGDHRDHQTQQPDALGRFGKFGGKYVPETLMPALSELEQSFEQYRNDPDFQQELQQLLRDYVGRPSPLYFAERLSNYYTKSDGSGPRIYLKREDLNHTGAHKINNALAQVLLAQRMGKRRIIAETGAGQHGVATATVCARFGLECVIYMGVQDMERQSLNVFRMRLLGATVQPVSAGTGTLKDATSEAIRDWVTNVETTHYILGSVAGPHPYPKMVRDFHAVIGQETRAQCLEKWGALPDILLACVGGGSNAMGLFHEFVNEPSVRLIGVEAAGAGVNSAKHAATLTKGRPGVLHGAMSYLLQDQDGQVLEAHSISAGLDYPGVGPEHSYLKDSSRAEYYSVTDQEAVAAFQRLSELEGIIPALETSHAIAYLETLCPQLSGNPQLVINCSGRGDKDVQTVAKFMSAQTSKD; from the coding sequence GTGACTAAAACACCCCTACCCCTTAGTATCGGTGACCATAGGGATCACCAGACCCAACAACCGGACGCTTTGGGACGTTTTGGGAAATTTGGTGGCAAGTATGTTCCAGAAACCCTGATGCCTGCTCTAAGTGAACTAGAGCAGTCTTTTGAACAATACCGTAATGACCCGGATTTCCAACAGGAACTACAACAACTGCTGCGAGACTATGTAGGACGTCCTAGTCCTCTGTATTTTGCTGAACGTCTGAGTAACTACTATACCAAATCTGATGGTAGTGGACCACGGATTTATCTAAAACGGGAAGATTTAAATCACACCGGTGCTCACAAAATAAATAATGCTCTGGCTCAGGTATTGCTAGCCCAGCGCATGGGTAAGCGGCGCATCATTGCTGAAACGGGAGCGGGTCAGCATGGTGTGGCTACCGCAACAGTATGTGCTCGATTTGGTCTCGAATGCGTCATTTATATGGGCGTTCAGGACATGGAAAGGCAATCCTTGAATGTGTTTCGGATGCGGCTACTGGGAGCAACGGTGCAACCGGTATCGGCAGGGACGGGTACTCTCAAGGATGCTACCTCGGAAGCGATTCGAGACTGGGTGACAAATGTGGAAACCACTCACTATATCCTTGGGTCAGTGGCAGGTCCTCATCCTTACCCAAAAATGGTACGGGATTTCCATGCTGTGATTGGCCAGGAAACTAGGGCTCAATGCTTGGAAAAATGGGGCGCTTTGCCGGATATATTGTTAGCTTGTGTTGGGGGTGGCTCCAATGCCATGGGTCTGTTCCATGAGTTTGTTAATGAACCCTCTGTGCGGTTGATTGGCGTGGAAGCAGCAGGCGCTGGTGTAAATTCTGCTAAACATGCGGCTACCCTAACTAAGGGACGACCAGGAGTGTTGCACGGGGCAATGAGTTATTTGCTGCAAGACCAGGATGGTCAGGTGCTCGAAGCTCATTCTATTAGTGCTGGCTTGGACTATCCTGGTGTCGGTCCTGAGCATAGCTATTTGAAGGATAGCAGTCGGGCAGAGTATTATAGTGTTACAGACCAAGAAGCGGTGGCTGCGTTTCAACGGTTGTCTGAGCTGGAGGGAATTATACCGGCACTGGAAACATCTCATGCGATCGCATATCTCGAAACTCTGTGTCCCCAACTCAGTGGTAATCCCCAGCTCGTGATTAACTGTTCCGGTCGGGGTGATAAGGATGTGCAAACTGTTGCTAAATTTATGTCAGCTCAGACCTCGAAAGATTAA
- a CDS encoding DUF4342 domain-containing protein — protein MNEPTDQQINNHSNSVEPDVQPKVSVEEFSISGNDLIDKVKDLIDQGNIRRIIIKNDQERILLEIPLTFGVLGGVTAIFLAPWLLALGAIGALAARLKVVVERKE, from the coding sequence ATGAATGAACCAACTGATCAACAAATTAACAATCACTCCAATTCTGTAGAGCCAGATGTTCAGCCAAAGGTCAGTGTCGAAGAATTCAGTATTAGTGGTAATGACCTGATTGACAAAGTTAAAGACCTAATTGATCAGGGTAATATTCGCCGAATTATCATCAAAAATGACCAGGAGCGGATTTTGTTGGAGATTCCGCTAACTTTTGGAGTATTAGGAGGAGTTACTGCTATTTTCTTGGCTCCTTGGTTACTCGCCCTGGGAGCGATCGGGGCATTGGCGGCTCGATTGAAAGTAGTGGTAGAACGAAAGGAATAG
- a CDS encoding cold shock domain-containing protein produces the protein MKPVLHQGKLITWKDDRGFGFIKPNDGGKDVFLHISALKGASRRPKVGDRILYEQVAEPDGKIRAARASIQGVAPRPLPTKRKPRKRSLLETILGVLILAAMALFTMHFSPSRSPSPIRSITKSGCMIKGNISVTTGKKLYHLPAMEDYESTVIDPARGERWFCTESEAIANGWRKAPR, from the coding sequence ATGAAACCTGTTCTACATCAAGGAAAACTGATAACCTGGAAAGACGATAGAGGCTTTGGTTTCATCAAACCAAATGATGGTGGTAAAGACGTTTTCTTACATATCAGTGCTTTGAAAGGAGCAAGTCGTCGCCCAAAGGTTGGAGATAGGATTTTATACGAGCAAGTTGCTGAACCCGATGGCAAAATACGCGCTGCCAGAGCCTCGATTCAAGGTGTTGCACCTCGACCTTTGCCAACTAAAAGAAAACCAAGGAAAAGAAGTTTACTCGAAACCATTCTTGGTGTCCTAATTCTAGCTGCTATGGCATTGTTTACAATGCACTTCAGTCCTAGTCGTTCTCCCTCACCAATCAGATCAATTACGAAGTCAGGATGTATGATAAAAGGCAATATTTCCGTTACAACAGGCAAAAAGTTGTATCATCTTCCAGCCATGGAAGATTATGAATCGACAGTTATCGATCCAGCCAGGGGAGAAAGGTGGTTTTGCACGGAGTCAGAAGCGATCGCAAATGGTTGGCGTAAAGCACCAAGGTAA
- a CDS encoding catalase family protein — translation MTKLEIGQENVPPDEEEATREIAQISERLIDKHPPVKRGEHPKAHGCVRGEFIIDPNLPNDDKIRVGIFKEPGKRFAACIRFSNFSEQKDTKGDAHGMAVKLMGVPGDKVLEDEKSEETQDFLLIDHPLFVVRNAKDYIEFFAEIERSGSRNPIKFFITGLNPFKWRWREIQIGLRIRLSKMRSPLESQYWSTTPYKYGSGAIKFSLKPSPDNISTSSKSIPKTENFLRDAIREHLNNKEACFDFLIQFQTDADKMPIEDPTIDWKSPYQKVATLKIPAQAFESPEQIKFCEDLSYTPWHSLPEHRPLGGINRPRKQVYELISRLRNRLNNVPHKEPTTEEFFSIFPLDVLPK, via the coding sequence ATGACTAAATTAGAAATTGGTCAGGAAAACGTACCGCCGGATGAAGAAGAAGCTACTCGTGAAATTGCCCAAATCAGTGAACGACTTATTGACAAACATCCTCCTGTGAAACGGGGAGAACATCCCAAAGCTCATGGTTGTGTTAGAGGAGAATTTATCATTGACCCTAACCTCCCTAACGATGACAAGATTAGAGTAGGTATTTTTAAAGAACCAGGCAAGCGTTTCGCCGCTTGTATTCGCTTCTCAAATTTCAGTGAGCAGAAGGATACCAAAGGTGATGCCCATGGTATGGCGGTTAAACTGATGGGTGTACCAGGAGACAAAGTCTTGGAGGATGAAAAATCTGAAGAAACCCAAGACTTTTTGCTAATAGACCACCCGCTTTTCGTAGTTCGCAATGCCAAAGACTACATTGAGTTTTTTGCAGAAATTGAACGTTCTGGAAGCCGGAATCCCATAAAGTTTTTCATAACTGGACTTAATCCATTTAAATGGCGCTGGCGTGAGATCCAAATCGGACTACGGATTCGGTTGTCTAAGATGCGCAGTCCATTAGAATCTCAATATTGGAGTACAACTCCATACAAATATGGGTCAGGAGCGATTAAATTCTCCCTGAAGCCTTCTCCTGATAATATCTCAACTAGTTCTAAGTCGATTCCTAAAACAGAAAACTTTCTTCGCGACGCAATCCGAGAACATCTCAACAATAAAGAAGCTTGCTTTGATTTCTTAATTCAGTTTCAGACCGATGCTGATAAGATGCCAATTGAAGACCCCACCATCGATTGGAAATCACCCTATCAAAAAGTAGCTACTCTCAAGATTCCTGCTCAGGCTTTTGAATCTCCTGAGCAAATCAAATTTTGTGAGGATTTGTCCTACACCCCATGGCATTCTCTACCAGAGCATAGACCTTTAGGGGGAATCAACCGTCCTCGCAAGCAGGTTTACGAGTTAATTTCTCGGCTACGAAACCGACTGAATAATGTCCCCCATAAAGAACCGACAACAGAAGAATTTTTCTCGATTTTTCCCCTAGATGTCTTGCCGAAGTAG
- a CDS encoding ribonuclease H-like domain-containing protein: protein MTNTTVIEELKDFQVCDRDLPESICQQYLTADSLAVDTETMGLIYQRDRLCLVQLCDPRGRVTFVRIDKGQTEAPRLKQLLEATNVLKVFHFARFDVAMLRQNLGIEVNPVFCTKIASKLARTYTSSHGLKELVKELERIDLDKSAQSSDWGNVANLSDQQLEYAANDVRYLLNVRQKLINMLEREDRWELAQQCFEALPTMVSLDLLHYRDVFEH from the coding sequence ATGACCAACACAACTGTAATCGAAGAATTGAAGGATTTTCAAGTTTGCGATCGCGATTTACCCGAATCTATATGTCAACAGTATCTAACCGCAGATTCCCTCGCCGTGGATACGGAAACCATGGGACTGATTTACCAACGCGATCGCTTATGTCTTGTACAGCTGTGTGATCCACGAGGACGAGTCACCTTTGTCCGCATTGACAAAGGACAAACAGAAGCACCCCGATTAAAACAGTTGTTAGAAGCGACTAATGTGCTCAAAGTCTTTCACTTTGCTCGGTTTGATGTCGCTATGCTTAGGCAAAATCTCGGTATTGAAGTCAATCCTGTCTTCTGCACCAAGATTGCTAGTAAATTAGCCCGCACCTATACTAGTAGCCATGGTCTCAAAGAATTGGTCAAAGAGCTAGAACGGATAGATTTGGATAAAAGTGCTCAGAGTTCTGACTGGGGTAATGTTGCTAACCTCTCCGATCAGCAGTTGGAATACGCTGCTAATGATGTACGCTACTTGTTAAATGTGCGGCAAAAACTGATCAATATGCTGGAACGGGAAGACCGTTGGGAACTAGCTCAACAGTGCTTTGAGGCGTTACCAACTATGGTATCTCTCGATTTGTTGCACTATCGAGATGTATTTGAACATTGA